One Drosophila willistoni isolate 14030-0811.24 chromosome 2R unlocalized genomic scaffold, UCI_dwil_1.1 Seg167, whole genome shotgun sequence DNA segment encodes these proteins:
- the LOC6644015 gene encoding voltage-dependent calcium channel subunit alpha-2/delta-3 isoform X2: MEGKHLSWFVAIVLGVLIFKMHIYEAFGEQDEDIPHNEVRNWALKFGVDLWEFGRQFTKMNEIKNRFKDNDIEVKRKDGIILLRELAAEVKNFMDFKRNAVMRLMDSAEQAALSELDGQGANAESPLSQQHYDARRINEYNADGKLADGARHMDIRFMRRFERLPVNLSLSSILVPHGVDLDEADVKSALQWSAHLDPLFQNNLEQDPALSWQYFGSSSGFLRRFPGTAWPPEGSKGSKLIHDFRTHNWFVQAASSPKDIMILLDASSSMSEKSFDLAMATAFNILDTLGEDDYVNLITFSEVVKSPVPCFKDRMVRATPDNVQEIKSAVKAIKLQDTANFTAGLEYAFSLLHKYNQSGAGSQCNQAIMLITESTSESHKEIIKQYNWPHMPVRIFTYLIGKDSGSRSNLHEMACSNKGFFVQINDYEEARRKVIDYALVMARPMIMYQADHPVHWSPVFLAGKSGGLGRDSEYQRRLVTTVSTPVFDRRNHSVRVANLLGVVGTDVPIEEIRKVIPQHKLGPNGYSFIVDNNGRVLYHPDLRPLSDGNQYIDQLKPKYASVDVTELELPETEVGNDHEVVEMNKNLLNEMRGDMIRPKEGETEFTVLNHYDDAKRVSTRTHRYFYGPIEDTPFTLAIVLPEKYGSHELVSQQEIRHSRNNITEYFKGDNWRVHPDWVYCEYNSVSDLEKERENSGEYSSRDQEPSFGSPEEQVLHFLSRAGRPGWKWMSVRPKSPQPHHSLHSGSNGNSPSSSHYGSQHLNAQSSRKAEPYYCDRTLFQSLVRDAMVTDGLDRNTTSTSNGKEDKQQGYQKFVVATSFVATRSGLLRWIDHIKRAEDSPEPHFSEDNVRAMDTSWYKRAIDQHTVEPDSFVYSVPFGSGYAIKSNATLVTASHAIFVEHRGHKAPAGVVGLQFQHDSLAKHFINITSACTGVTGCKRTCASDNLDCYVLDNSGFVIISEEMEHTGKFFGQIDGTIMDSLVQDRIYKRVTVNDYQGICSDSDNPYTAAGGILKPNRMGSWFLQHLVALSAAWISLLPASLRAWPQDEYTYENEDVVFVENNYSDEYEPFENDYNLPVDQEMDEFFTTADVEYTTPPPKQHKPHAGPRFAPDPQNARRCDLRTDLYMLQPERLNQGGQNNPLKGKLTNCHVSGCERPFSVQKIPHSNLILLVVDTLCPCGSKQLDIEPMEEAGVVGACSTRRQSQEQESRRRPKKCINYHPEEIEIQQCGRGSTLLKTSATVIVGHLLMVIVTFVLTNA, from the exons CGTTTGATGGACTCAGCGGAGCAGGCTGCCCTCTCGGAGCTGGATGGTCAGGGTGCTAATGCTGAATCGCCATTGTCACAACAACACTACGATGCTCGACGTATCAATGAGTATAATGCCGATGGCAAGTTGGCGGACGGAGCTCGCCACATGGATATACGATTCATGAGGCGCTTCGAACGCCTGCCGGTGAATCTCAGTCTAAGCTCGATTCTGGTGCCGCATGGCGTTGATCTGGATGAGGCGGACGTAAAGTCGGCATTACAGTGGAGCGCCCATTTGGATCCACTGTTTCAGAACAACTTAGAGCAAGATCCGGCATTGTCATGGCAATACTTTGGCTCATCATCGGGATTTCTGCGTCGATTTCCGGGTACTGCATGGCCACCGGAAGGATCAAAGGGCAGTAAATTGATACATGACTTTCGTACCCATAATTGGTTCGTTCAGGCGGCTTCATCGCCCAAGGATATT ATGATACTTTTGGATGCCTCGTCTAGCATGTCGGAGAAATCGTTTGATTTGGCCATGGCCACTGCTTTCAATATATTGGATACTCTTGGTGAAGATGACTATGTGAATCTGATAACCTTCTCGGAGGTGGTCAAGTCTCCGGTGCCATGTTTCAAGGATCGAATGGTTCGGGCAACTCCCGATAATGTACAGGAAATAAAGTCGGCTGTTAAGGCCATTAAACTACAGGACACAGCGAACTTTACAGCAGGTCTAGAGTATGCCTTTAGTCTGCTTCATAAG TACAATCAATCTGGAGCTGGCAGTCAATGCAATCAGGCCATAATGCTAATAACCGAGAGCACTTCGGAGTCTCACAAGGAAATCATTAAACAGTACAATTGGCCCCATATGCCAGTGAGAATCTTTACATATCTTATTGGCAAGGATTCGGGCAGTCGGAGCAATCTCCATGAAATGGCCTGTTCGAATAAGGGCTTCTTTGTGCAAATCAATGACTACGAGGAGGCTCGCCGCAAGGTGATCGATTATGCTTTGGTTATGGCCCGTCCAATGATTATGTATCAGGCCGATCATCCCGTCCATTGGAGTCCCGTGTTCTTGGCTGGCAAATCGGGCGGACTTGGTAGAGACTCGGAGTATCAGCGGCGATTGGTGACGACAGTTTCAACTCCGGTCTTCGATAGACGAAATCATTCGGTACGTGTGGCAAATCTGTTGGGCGTTGTTGGCACCGATGTGCCCATTGAGGAGATACGCAAAGTTATACCCCAACACAAGCTGGGACCGAATGGATATTCGTTTATCGTCGATAACAATGGACGCGTATTATATCATCCGGATTTGAGGCCCTTAAGCGATGGCAATCAGTATATTGATCAATTGAAACCCAAATATGCCTCGGTGGACGTTACGGAGTTGGAACTGCCGGAAACGGAGGTTGGTAACGATCATGAGGTAGTTGAAATGAACAAGAATCTATTGAATGAG ATGCGCGGTGACATGATTCGCCCCAAGGAGGGTGAAACAGAGTTCACTGTCCTCAATCATTATGATGATGCTAAACGGGTATCGACCCGCACCCATCGTTATTTCTACGGACCCATCGAGGACACACCATTTACGTTGGCTATTGTACTCCCGGAGAAATACGGTAGCCATGAGTTAGTCTCCCAGCAGGAGATACGGCATTCGCGTAATAATA TTACCGAATACTTCAAGGGAGACAACTGGCGCGTACATCCCGATTGGGTGTATTGCGAGTACAATAGCGTCAGCGATTTGGAAAAGGAACGTGAGAATTCCGGCGAGTATTCTTCGCGCGATCAAGAGCCCAGTTTTGGTTCGCCAGAGGAACAAGTATTACATTTCTTGTCACGCGCCGGACGCCCCGGTTGGAAGTGGATGTCG GTTCGACCCAAGTCACCGCAACCACATCATAGCTTGCACAGTGGTTCCAATGGTAATTCACCATCTTCCAGTCACTATGGTTCACAGCATTTGAATGCTCAGAGTTCTCGCAAGGCTGAGCCCTATTATTGCGATCGAACTCTGTTCCAGAGCTTGGTGCGCGATGCCATGGTGACGGATGGTTTGGACAGGAATACAACAAGCACCTCCAACGGCAAAGAGGACAAACA GCAAGGATATCAGAAATTTGTGGTTGCCACGTCATTTGTGGCCACTCGGTCAGGACTTTTGCGATGGATTGATCACATCAAGAGGGCGGAGGATTCACCAGAACC ACACTTTAGCGAGGATAATGTAAGAGCTATGGATACATCGTGGTATAAACGTGCCATCGATCAACACACTGTGGAGCCGGATAGTTTCGTTTACAGCGTGCCATTTGGTTCCGGTTATGCCATCAAATCGAATGCCACTCTGGTGACTGCTTCTCATGCAATCTTTGTTGAGCATCGTGGACACAAAGCCCCAGCCGGAGTGGTGGGTCTTCAGTTTCAACATGATTCGTTGGCCAAGCATTTCATTAATATAACCTCAGCG TGTACTGGCGTGACTGGATGTAAGCGTACCTGTGCTTCGGATAATCTCGATTGTTATGTTCTCGATAATAGCGGCTTTGTTATAATCTCTGAAGAAATGGAGCATACGGGCAAATTCTTTGGTCAAATTGATGGCACCATTATGGATTCCCTAGTCCAGGATCGTATCTACAAGCGTGTGACAGTCAATGATTATCAGGGCATATGCTCCGATTCAGATAATCCCTATACAGCGGCTGGTGGCATACTTAAACCAAATCGCATGGGCTCGTGGTTCCTGCAACATTTGGTGGCTCTGAGTGCCGCATGGATATCCCTTTTGCCTGCCTCATTGCGTGCCTGGCCACAAGATGAATATACCTATGAGAATGAGGATGTTGTCTTTGTGGAAAATAACTATTCAGATGAATATGAACCTTTTGAAAATGATTACAATTTGCCAGTGGATCAGGAAATGGATGAATTCTTCACAACAGCCGATGTG GAGTATACAACGCCGCCACCCAAACAGCATAAGCCACATGCTGGTCCCAGATTCGCTCCAGATCCCCAAAATGCAAGACGGTGCGATTTGCGCACAGATCTCTATATGTTGCAGCCGGAACGTCTCAATCAGGGCGGTCAAAATAATCCTCTAAAG GGTAAATTAACCAACTGTCATGTCTCTGGGTGCGAACGTCCCTTCAGCGTTCAGAAGATACCACACAGTAATCTTATTCTGTTAGTGGTAGACACTCTATGTCCGTGTGGTTCCAAGCAGCTGGATATTGAGCCCATGGAAGAGGCTGGTGTTGTGG GTGCATGCAGTACTCGTCGTCAGAGTCAAGAGCAAGAGTCACGACGTCGACCCAAGAAATGTATTAACTATCATCCGGAAGAGATTGAAATACAACAATGTGGGCGTGGTAGTACCTTATTGAAAACATCCGCCACTGTAATTGTGGGTCACCTCTTGATGGTCATTGTGACATTTGTGCTGACCAATGCGTGA
- the LOC6644015 gene encoding voltage-dependent calcium channel subunit alpha-2/delta-4 isoform X1, with protein sequence MEGKHLSWFVAIVLGVLIFKMHIYEAFGEQDEDIPHNEVRNWALKFGVDLWEFGRQFTKMNEIKNRFKDNDIEVKRKDGIILLRELAAEVKNFMDFKRNAVMRLMDSAEQAALSELDGQGANAESPLSQQHYDARRINEYNADGKLADGARHMDIRFMRRFERLPVNLSLSSILVPHGVDLDEADVKSALQWSAHLDPLFQNNLEQDPALSWQYFGSSSGFLRRFPGTAWPPEGSKGSKLIHDFRTHNWFVQAASSPKDIMILLDASSSMSEKSFDLAMATAFNILDTLGEDDYVNLITFSEVVKSPVPCFKDRMVRATPDNVQEIKSAVKAIKLQDTANFTAGLEYAFSLLHKYNQSGAGSQCNQAIMLITESTSESHKEIIKQYNWPHMPVRIFTYLIGKDSGSRSNLHEMACSNKGFFVQINDYEEARRKVIDYALVMARPMIMYQADHPVHWSPVFLAGKSGGLGRDSEYQRRLVTTVSTPVFDRRNHSVRVANLLGVVGTDVPIEEIRKVIPQHKLGPNGYSFIVDNNGRVLYHPDLRPLSDGNQYIDQLKPKYASVDVTELELPETEVGNDHEVVEMNKNLLNEMRGDMIRPKEGETEFTVLNHYDDAKRVSTRTHRYFYGPIEDTPFTLAIVLPEKYGSHELVSQQEIRHSRNNITEYFKGDNWRVHPDWVYCEYNSVSDLEKERENSGEYSSRDQEPSFGSPEEQVLHFLSRAGRPGWKWMSVRPKSPQPHHSLHSGSNGNSPSSSHYGSQHLNAQSSRKAEPYYCDRTLFQSLVRDAMVTDGLDRNTTSTSNGKEDKHPIATLMAILKRQGYQKFVVATSFVATRSGLLRWIDHIKRAEDSPEPHFSEDNVRAMDTSWYKRAIDQHTVEPDSFVYSVPFGSGYAIKSNATLVTASHAIFVEHRGHKAPAGVVGLQFQHDSLAKHFINITSACTGVTGCKRTCASDNLDCYVLDNSGFVIISEEMEHTGKFFGQIDGTIMDSLVQDRIYKRVTVNDYQGICSDSDNPYTAAGGILKPNRMGSWFLQHLVALSAAWISLLPASLRAWPQDEYTYENEDVVFVENNYSDEYEPFENDYNLPVDQEMDEFFTTADVEYTTPPPKQHKPHAGPRFAPDPQNARRCDLRTDLYMLQPERLNQGGQNNPLKGKLTNCHVSGCERPFSVQKIPHSNLILLVVDTLCPCGSKQLDIEPMEEAGVVGACSTRRQSQEQESRRRPKKCINYHPEEIEIQQCGRGSTLLKTSATVIVGHLLMVIVTFVLTNA encoded by the exons CGTTTGATGGACTCAGCGGAGCAGGCTGCCCTCTCGGAGCTGGATGGTCAGGGTGCTAATGCTGAATCGCCATTGTCACAACAACACTACGATGCTCGACGTATCAATGAGTATAATGCCGATGGCAAGTTGGCGGACGGAGCTCGCCACATGGATATACGATTCATGAGGCGCTTCGAACGCCTGCCGGTGAATCTCAGTCTAAGCTCGATTCTGGTGCCGCATGGCGTTGATCTGGATGAGGCGGACGTAAAGTCGGCATTACAGTGGAGCGCCCATTTGGATCCACTGTTTCAGAACAACTTAGAGCAAGATCCGGCATTGTCATGGCAATACTTTGGCTCATCATCGGGATTTCTGCGTCGATTTCCGGGTACTGCATGGCCACCGGAAGGATCAAAGGGCAGTAAATTGATACATGACTTTCGTACCCATAATTGGTTCGTTCAGGCGGCTTCATCGCCCAAGGATATT ATGATACTTTTGGATGCCTCGTCTAGCATGTCGGAGAAATCGTTTGATTTGGCCATGGCCACTGCTTTCAATATATTGGATACTCTTGGTGAAGATGACTATGTGAATCTGATAACCTTCTCGGAGGTGGTCAAGTCTCCGGTGCCATGTTTCAAGGATCGAATGGTTCGGGCAACTCCCGATAATGTACAGGAAATAAAGTCGGCTGTTAAGGCCATTAAACTACAGGACACAGCGAACTTTACAGCAGGTCTAGAGTATGCCTTTAGTCTGCTTCATAAG TACAATCAATCTGGAGCTGGCAGTCAATGCAATCAGGCCATAATGCTAATAACCGAGAGCACTTCGGAGTCTCACAAGGAAATCATTAAACAGTACAATTGGCCCCATATGCCAGTGAGAATCTTTACATATCTTATTGGCAAGGATTCGGGCAGTCGGAGCAATCTCCATGAAATGGCCTGTTCGAATAAGGGCTTCTTTGTGCAAATCAATGACTACGAGGAGGCTCGCCGCAAGGTGATCGATTATGCTTTGGTTATGGCCCGTCCAATGATTATGTATCAGGCCGATCATCCCGTCCATTGGAGTCCCGTGTTCTTGGCTGGCAAATCGGGCGGACTTGGTAGAGACTCGGAGTATCAGCGGCGATTGGTGACGACAGTTTCAACTCCGGTCTTCGATAGACGAAATCATTCGGTACGTGTGGCAAATCTGTTGGGCGTTGTTGGCACCGATGTGCCCATTGAGGAGATACGCAAAGTTATACCCCAACACAAGCTGGGACCGAATGGATATTCGTTTATCGTCGATAACAATGGACGCGTATTATATCATCCGGATTTGAGGCCCTTAAGCGATGGCAATCAGTATATTGATCAATTGAAACCCAAATATGCCTCGGTGGACGTTACGGAGTTGGAACTGCCGGAAACGGAGGTTGGTAACGATCATGAGGTAGTTGAAATGAACAAGAATCTATTGAATGAG ATGCGCGGTGACATGATTCGCCCCAAGGAGGGTGAAACAGAGTTCACTGTCCTCAATCATTATGATGATGCTAAACGGGTATCGACCCGCACCCATCGTTATTTCTACGGACCCATCGAGGACACACCATTTACGTTGGCTATTGTACTCCCGGAGAAATACGGTAGCCATGAGTTAGTCTCCCAGCAGGAGATACGGCATTCGCGTAATAATA TTACCGAATACTTCAAGGGAGACAACTGGCGCGTACATCCCGATTGGGTGTATTGCGAGTACAATAGCGTCAGCGATTTGGAAAAGGAACGTGAGAATTCCGGCGAGTATTCTTCGCGCGATCAAGAGCCCAGTTTTGGTTCGCCAGAGGAACAAGTATTACATTTCTTGTCACGCGCCGGACGCCCCGGTTGGAAGTGGATGTCG GTTCGACCCAAGTCACCGCAACCACATCATAGCTTGCACAGTGGTTCCAATGGTAATTCACCATCTTCCAGTCACTATGGTTCACAGCATTTGAATGCTCAGAGTTCTCGCAAGGCTGAGCCCTATTATTGCGATCGAACTCTGTTCCAGAGCTTGGTGCGCGATGCCATGGTGACGGATGGTTTGGACAGGAATACAACAAGCACCTCCAACGGCAAAGAGGACAAACA TCCAATCGCCACATTGATGGCAATTTTAAAGAG GCAAGGATATCAGAAATTTGTGGTTGCCACGTCATTTGTGGCCACTCGGTCAGGACTTTTGCGATGGATTGATCACATCAAGAGGGCGGAGGATTCACCAGAACC ACACTTTAGCGAGGATAATGTAAGAGCTATGGATACATCGTGGTATAAACGTGCCATCGATCAACACACTGTGGAGCCGGATAGTTTCGTTTACAGCGTGCCATTTGGTTCCGGTTATGCCATCAAATCGAATGCCACTCTGGTGACTGCTTCTCATGCAATCTTTGTTGAGCATCGTGGACACAAAGCCCCAGCCGGAGTGGTGGGTCTTCAGTTTCAACATGATTCGTTGGCCAAGCATTTCATTAATATAACCTCAGCG TGTACTGGCGTGACTGGATGTAAGCGTACCTGTGCTTCGGATAATCTCGATTGTTATGTTCTCGATAATAGCGGCTTTGTTATAATCTCTGAAGAAATGGAGCATACGGGCAAATTCTTTGGTCAAATTGATGGCACCATTATGGATTCCCTAGTCCAGGATCGTATCTACAAGCGTGTGACAGTCAATGATTATCAGGGCATATGCTCCGATTCAGATAATCCCTATACAGCGGCTGGTGGCATACTTAAACCAAATCGCATGGGCTCGTGGTTCCTGCAACATTTGGTGGCTCTGAGTGCCGCATGGATATCCCTTTTGCCTGCCTCATTGCGTGCCTGGCCACAAGATGAATATACCTATGAGAATGAGGATGTTGTCTTTGTGGAAAATAACTATTCAGATGAATATGAACCTTTTGAAAATGATTACAATTTGCCAGTGGATCAGGAAATGGATGAATTCTTCACAACAGCCGATGTG GAGTATACAACGCCGCCACCCAAACAGCATAAGCCACATGCTGGTCCCAGATTCGCTCCAGATCCCCAAAATGCAAGACGGTGCGATTTGCGCACAGATCTCTATATGTTGCAGCCGGAACGTCTCAATCAGGGCGGTCAAAATAATCCTCTAAAG GGTAAATTAACCAACTGTCATGTCTCTGGGTGCGAACGTCCCTTCAGCGTTCAGAAGATACCACACAGTAATCTTATTCTGTTAGTGGTAGACACTCTATGTCCGTGTGGTTCCAAGCAGCTGGATATTGAGCCCATGGAAGAGGCTGGTGTTGTGG GTGCATGCAGTACTCGTCGTCAGAGTCAAGAGCAAGAGTCACGACGTCGACCCAAGAAATGTATTAACTATCATCCGGAAGAGATTGAAATACAACAATGTGGGCGTGGTAGTACCTTATTGAAAACATCCGCCACTGTAATTGTGGGTCACCTCTTGATGGTCATTGTGACATTTGTGCTGACCAATGCGTGA